A DNA window from Drosophila pseudoobscura strain MV-25-SWS-2005 chromosome 2, UCI_Dpse_MV25, whole genome shotgun sequence contains the following coding sequences:
- the psidin gene encoding phagocyte signaling-impaired protein isoform X2 has translation MFATFSGHPPVLSQFQRTTETHTKMNKIVELYQHAVKKNPGNEELLAHLFISYVRVEDYKAQQAVALQLYKAQPKNAYYFWSVISVVFQGIRGPESAVPEKRKIYLGLAQRMVEKHIREGKLESEQEAFLYLHILKLQKKFQEAWEFLTGELCAKLYPGAPVSMKFELLKVLGNWRELNELLQQLLDADRDRWDYYKEYIQSCFEILKLPITEGATEEKKFSLSACQEFLQGIIDSSERKKRGPYLARLELHQRMRAHQLPADQLIGDFDELVVEYFSLFADKSCCTHDIALFLPSVSMKQRQALANKLLLESGVSSTSLPMNKEQMQKHICALQISRMCGAHIDLPIDHLLAFYTALKLHYEHGRSTFGNKLLSTEMGPSDPYALLAANVMYDISLRENKSDYLFEALCLLQYVLRNSTSNFHVKLLSLKIYHMFGCLLGAQEMYEYLDIKQIQLDSMGYVHCQLLPLCGRFSGARNSYDTTMKFFTNSYKERLEYIALTYRFCTFSKMEEFLNFKERLTNSLQYVTCSLEAQICDLVSCYANVHQNLSTYTVMSIEPAEDRIAWHELSDNRDLDAIIRWDPLHQVDADAERKDSFDQEIEVLQLRSLMLRLYATFIDLYHPPPITKPSLSDGSKEETPAPAVESATSTLELLRDSWTGLYQRLRLMNYKPLPQQFLVNLLPTRLHLLLELPYERFFDDLAQLVLDLHSGAASLAAHCKKVGDNVIAVMELCVRTIEESNEWNNKDGLWKRRYQQQKVAASLEMLSLYAFLLSVLNDKLQVSSKTKVKKKQGDNKTQDTPQPVSEKERSQMVQELMRQLKHKLEACDAAIRTWKAPVLPRDLSSFMADMSLKPEVEATLIGDVSATFKDSHELMVTELRNLLKDKIRMVAK, from the exons ATGTTTGCAACATTTTCTGGTCATCCGCCTGTGCTCTCGCAGTTCCAACGTACCACAGAAACGCACACAAAAA TGAACAAAATTGTGGAGCTGTACCAGCACGCGGTGAAGAAGAATCCTGGCAACGAGGAGCTGCTGGCCCATCTCTTCATCTCGTATGTGCGCGTCGAGGACTACAAGGCCCAGCAGGCGGTGGCCCTGCAGCTGTACAAGGCCCAGCCGAAGAATGCCTATTACTTTTGGTCGGTGATCAGTGTGGTGTTCCAGGGTATACGCGGCCCCGAATCGGCAGTGCCAGAGAAACGAAAAATCTATCTGGGTCTGGCACAGCGCATGGTCGAGAAGCACATCAGGGAGGGAAAACTGGAGTCGGAGCAGGAGGCCTTTCTCTATCTGCACATCCTAAAGCTGCAGAAGAAGTTCCAGGAGGCCTGGGAATTCCTCACGGGCGAGCTGTGTGCCAAACTCTATCCGGGCGCTCCGGTTAGCATGAAGTTTGAGCTGCTCAAAGTTCTGGGCAACTGGCGGGAGCTGAATGAGCTGCTGCAACAGCTACTGGACGCAGA TCGGGATCGCTGGGACTACTACAAGGAATACATCCAAAGCTGTTTCGAGATACTTAAACTTCCAATCACAGAGGGCGCTACCGAAGAGAAGAAGTTCTCTCTATCCGCCTGCCAGGAGTTTCTGCAGGGCATTATTGATTCCTCGGAGCGGAAGAAGCGCGGCCCATATCTGGCCCGCCTGGAGCTCCACCAACGTATGCGTGCCCATCAGCTGCCGGCCGACCAGCTCATCGGTGACTTTGACGAGCTGGTCGTCGAGTACTTCTCCCTGTTTGCCGACAAATCCTGCTGTACCCATGATATTGCCCTGTTTTTGCCATCGGTTAGTATGAAGCAGCGCCAGGCGCTAGCCAACAAATTGCTGCTGGAGAGTGGCGTCAGCTCCACGTCATTGCCGATGAAT AAGGAACAGATGCAGAAGCACATTTGTGCATTGCAAATCTCGAGGATGTGTGGTGCCCACATCGATCTGCCAATTGACCATTTGCTGGCCTTCTATACGGCCCTGAAGCTCCACTATGAGCACGGAAGGAGCACGTTTGGCAACAAGCTGCTTTCCACCGAGATGGGACCATCGGATCCGTACGCTCTGCTGGCGGCGAATGTGATGTACGACATCAGTTTACGGGAGAACAAGTCGGATTACCTGTTCGAGGCACTTTGCCTGCTGCAGTATGTGCTGCGGAACAGCACCAGCAATTTCCACGTCAAGCTGTTGAGCCTGAAGATCTATCACATGTTCGGCTGCCTGTTGGGGGCCCAGGagatgtacgagtatttggaCATTAAGCAGATTCAGCTTGATTCGATGGGCTATGTGCATTGCCAGCTGCTGCCGTTGTGCGGACGCTTCTCTGGCGCTAGGAATAGCTATGATACAACAATGAAGTTCTTCACAAACAGCTACAAGGAGCGATTAGAGTACATCGCATTGACCTATCGCTTCTGCACGTTCTCCAAGATGGAAGAGTTCTTGAACTTCAAGGAGCGGCTAACAAACAGTTTGCAGTATGTGACCTGTTCGTTGGAGGCTCAGATCTGCGATCTGGTTAGCTGTTATGCCAATGTCCATCAGAATCTGTCCACCTATACGGTGATGAGCATTGAACCGGCCGAGGATCGCATTGCCTGGCATGAGTTGAGCGACAATCGGGATCTGGATGCCATCATTCGCTGGGATCCCCTGCATCAGGTCGATGCGGATGCCGAGCGCAAGGATTCCTTTGACCAGGAGATTGAAGTGCTGCAGCTTCGCTCGCTGATGCTCCGTTTGTATGCCACATTTATCGACTTGTATCATCCGCCGCCCATCACTAAGCCATCCCTGAGCGATGGTTCAAAGGAAGAAACACCCGCGCCGGCTGTGGAAAGTGCAACCTCGACCCTGGAGCTGTTGCGTGATTCCTGGACGGGACTGTATCAGCGTTTGAGGCTGATGAACTACAAACCGTTGCCGCAACAATTTCTAGTCAATTTGCTGCCCACGCGGCTGCATTTGCTGCTGGAACTGCCGTACGAGCGTTTCTTTGACGACCTGGCTCAACTGGTGCTCGACCTGCACAGCGGGGCGGCATCATTGGCGGCGCATTGCAAGAAGGTGGGCGACAATGTGATTGCCGTGATGGAGCTGTGTGTCCGGACAATCGAAGAGAGCAACGAATGGAATAACAAGGATGGTCTGTGGAAGCGACGgtatcagcagcagaaagTTGCTGCCAGCCTGGAG ATGCTCTCACTCTATGCCTTCCTGCTGTCCGTGCTTAACGACAAGCTGCAGGTCAGCTCAAAGACCAAGGTCAAGAAGAAGCAGGGGGATAACAAAACTCAGGACACACCGCAGCCCGTCAGCGAGAAGGAGCGCAGTCAGATGGTACAGGAGCTGATGCGTCAGCTTAAACATAAACTAGAGGCCTGTGATGCAGCCATAC GGACCTGGAAAGCGCCGGTTCTGCCACGTGATCTTAGCTCCTTCATGGCGGACATGTCGCTGAAGCCCGAGGTGGAAGCAACACTAATTGGCGATGTTTCGGCCACATTCAAGGACTCGCACGAGCTAATGGTCACCGAGCTGCGGAACCTGCTGAAGGACAAAATCCGCATGGTGGCCAAATAG
- the psidin gene encoding phagocyte signaling-impaired protein isoform X3 yields MATEELNKIVELYQHAVKKNPGNEELLAHLFISYVRVEDYKAQQAVALQLYKAQPKNAYYFWSVISVVFQGIRGPESAVPEKRKIYLGLAQRMVEKHIREGKLESEQEAFLYLHILKLQKKFQEAWEFLTGELCAKLYPGAPVSMKFELLKVLGNWRELNELLQQLLDADRDRWDYYKEYIQSCFEILKLPITEGATEEKKFSLSACQEFLQGIIDSSERKKRGPYLARLELHQRMRAHQLPADQLIGDFDELVVEYFSLFADKSCCTHDIALFLPSVSMKQRQALANKLLLESGVSSTSLPMNKEQMQKHICALQISRMCGAHIDLPIDHLLAFYTALKLHYEHGRSTFGNKLLSTEMGPSDPYALLAANVMYDISLRENKSDYLFEALCLLQYVLRNSTSNFHVKLLSLKIYHMFGCLLGAQEMYEYLDIKQIQLDSMGYVHCQLLPLCGRFSGARNSYDTTMKFFTNSYKERLEYIALTYRFCTFSKMEEFLNFKERLTNSLQYVTCSLEAQICDLVSCYANVHQNLSTYTVMSIEPAEDRIAWHELSDNRDLDAIIRWDPLHQVDADAERKDSFDQEIEVLQLRSLMLRLYATFIDLYHPPPITKPSLSDGSKEETPAPAVESATSTLELLRDSWTGLYQRLRLMNYKPLPQQFLVNLLPTRLHLLLELPYERFFDDLAQLVLDLHSGAASLAAHCKKVGDNVIAVMELCVRTIEESNEWNNKDGLWKRRYQQQKVAASLEMLSLYAFLLSVLNDKLQVSSKTKVKKKQGDNKTQDTPQPVSEKERSQMVQELMRQLKHKLEACDAAIRTWKAPVLPRDLSSFMADMSLKPEVEATLIGDVSATFKDSHELMVTELRNLLKDKIRMVAK; encoded by the exons ATGGCAACAGAGGAAT TGAACAAAATTGTGGAGCTGTACCAGCACGCGGTGAAGAAGAATCCTGGCAACGAGGAGCTGCTGGCCCATCTCTTCATCTCGTATGTGCGCGTCGAGGACTACAAGGCCCAGCAGGCGGTGGCCCTGCAGCTGTACAAGGCCCAGCCGAAGAATGCCTATTACTTTTGGTCGGTGATCAGTGTGGTGTTCCAGGGTATACGCGGCCCCGAATCGGCAGTGCCAGAGAAACGAAAAATCTATCTGGGTCTGGCACAGCGCATGGTCGAGAAGCACATCAGGGAGGGAAAACTGGAGTCGGAGCAGGAGGCCTTTCTCTATCTGCACATCCTAAAGCTGCAGAAGAAGTTCCAGGAGGCCTGGGAATTCCTCACGGGCGAGCTGTGTGCCAAACTCTATCCGGGCGCTCCGGTTAGCATGAAGTTTGAGCTGCTCAAAGTTCTGGGCAACTGGCGGGAGCTGAATGAGCTGCTGCAACAGCTACTGGACGCAGA TCGGGATCGCTGGGACTACTACAAGGAATACATCCAAAGCTGTTTCGAGATACTTAAACTTCCAATCACAGAGGGCGCTACCGAAGAGAAGAAGTTCTCTCTATCCGCCTGCCAGGAGTTTCTGCAGGGCATTATTGATTCCTCGGAGCGGAAGAAGCGCGGCCCATATCTGGCCCGCCTGGAGCTCCACCAACGTATGCGTGCCCATCAGCTGCCGGCCGACCAGCTCATCGGTGACTTTGACGAGCTGGTCGTCGAGTACTTCTCCCTGTTTGCCGACAAATCCTGCTGTACCCATGATATTGCCCTGTTTTTGCCATCGGTTAGTATGAAGCAGCGCCAGGCGCTAGCCAACAAATTGCTGCTGGAGAGTGGCGTCAGCTCCACGTCATTGCCGATGAAT AAGGAACAGATGCAGAAGCACATTTGTGCATTGCAAATCTCGAGGATGTGTGGTGCCCACATCGATCTGCCAATTGACCATTTGCTGGCCTTCTATACGGCCCTGAAGCTCCACTATGAGCACGGAAGGAGCACGTTTGGCAACAAGCTGCTTTCCACCGAGATGGGACCATCGGATCCGTACGCTCTGCTGGCGGCGAATGTGATGTACGACATCAGTTTACGGGAGAACAAGTCGGATTACCTGTTCGAGGCACTTTGCCTGCTGCAGTATGTGCTGCGGAACAGCACCAGCAATTTCCACGTCAAGCTGTTGAGCCTGAAGATCTATCACATGTTCGGCTGCCTGTTGGGGGCCCAGGagatgtacgagtatttggaCATTAAGCAGATTCAGCTTGATTCGATGGGCTATGTGCATTGCCAGCTGCTGCCGTTGTGCGGACGCTTCTCTGGCGCTAGGAATAGCTATGATACAACAATGAAGTTCTTCACAAACAGCTACAAGGAGCGATTAGAGTACATCGCATTGACCTATCGCTTCTGCACGTTCTCCAAGATGGAAGAGTTCTTGAACTTCAAGGAGCGGCTAACAAACAGTTTGCAGTATGTGACCTGTTCGTTGGAGGCTCAGATCTGCGATCTGGTTAGCTGTTATGCCAATGTCCATCAGAATCTGTCCACCTATACGGTGATGAGCATTGAACCGGCCGAGGATCGCATTGCCTGGCATGAGTTGAGCGACAATCGGGATCTGGATGCCATCATTCGCTGGGATCCCCTGCATCAGGTCGATGCGGATGCCGAGCGCAAGGATTCCTTTGACCAGGAGATTGAAGTGCTGCAGCTTCGCTCGCTGATGCTCCGTTTGTATGCCACATTTATCGACTTGTATCATCCGCCGCCCATCACTAAGCCATCCCTGAGCGATGGTTCAAAGGAAGAAACACCCGCGCCGGCTGTGGAAAGTGCAACCTCGACCCTGGAGCTGTTGCGTGATTCCTGGACGGGACTGTATCAGCGTTTGAGGCTGATGAACTACAAACCGTTGCCGCAACAATTTCTAGTCAATTTGCTGCCCACGCGGCTGCATTTGCTGCTGGAACTGCCGTACGAGCGTTTCTTTGACGACCTGGCTCAACTGGTGCTCGACCTGCACAGCGGGGCGGCATCATTGGCGGCGCATTGCAAGAAGGTGGGCGACAATGTGATTGCCGTGATGGAGCTGTGTGTCCGGACAATCGAAGAGAGCAACGAATGGAATAACAAGGATGGTCTGTGGAAGCGACGgtatcagcagcagaaagTTGCTGCCAGCCTGGAG ATGCTCTCACTCTATGCCTTCCTGCTGTCCGTGCTTAACGACAAGCTGCAGGTCAGCTCAAAGACCAAGGTCAAGAAGAAGCAGGGGGATAACAAAACTCAGGACACACCGCAGCCCGTCAGCGAGAAGGAGCGCAGTCAGATGGTACAGGAGCTGATGCGTCAGCTTAAACATAAACTAGAGGCCTGTGATGCAGCCATAC GGACCTGGAAAGCGCCGGTTCTGCCACGTGATCTTAGCTCCTTCATGGCGGACATGTCGCTGAAGCCCGAGGTGGAAGCAACACTAATTGGCGATGTTTCGGCCACATTCAAGGACTCGCACGAGCTAATGGTCACCGAGCTGCGGAACCTGCTGAAGGACAAAATCCGCATGGTGGCCAAATAG
- the PIG-L gene encoding N-acetylglucosaminyl-phosphatidylinositol de-N-acetylase: protein MRFNWLSEYLAEIRSNIDSSINHESSPWRQLQLQQLTPQAIYCRIKSTSAEALEHVVIACVVYLLVCLGLYKLTFWLSAPATMTNNNRLGAGAHGADREREREAGSLRQMLQSGLRLRSVHLPKSAQMDRVLLVTAHPDDECMFFGPLIYSLTQRDNCQVYILCLSNGNYEQQAKLRREELWRACIKLGIPESNIVLMNATNLPDDPNVEWRPDAVASLILHTVESLDIQAIFTFDRDGVSSHPNHCAVYYAAASLCLANLLPKDCKFYTLDSINLVRKYLSIFDLLCTCFMSTHWCILSWKEAAVVRSAMLEHQSQMKWFRWLYIYTSRYMFINSMRQINLSDVELEMQIHDN from the exons ATGAGATTTAACTGGTTAAGCGAGTACTTGGCCGAAATCAGAAGCAACATCGATTCAAGTATTAACCACGAATCGTCTCCCTGGAGGcaattgcagctgcagcagctcacCCCGCAAGCCATCTACTGCCGCATCAAGTCCACGTCTGCCGAAGCACTGGAGCACGTAGTGATTGCATGTGTGGTATACTTGCTAGTATGCCTTGGCCTATACAAGCTCACCTTCTGGCTCTCCGCCCCGGCAACGATGACCAACAACAATCGTCTTGGAGCTGGCGCACATGGAGCGGatcgggagagggagagggaggcggGCAGTCTCAGGCAGATGCTGCAGTCTGGCCTTCGTTTGCGTAGCGTTCACCTGCCCAAGTCAGCGCAAATGGATCGGGTCCTACTGGTCACCGCCCATCCGGATGACGAGTGTATGTTCTTTGGCCCATTGATCTACTCGCTGACGCAACGCGACAACTGCCAGGTGTACATATTGTGCCTGTCCAATG GCAACTACGAGCAACAGGCCAAGCTGAGGCGCGAGGAACTGTGGCGGGCCTGCATAAAACTGGGCATTCCCGAGTCGAACATTGTCTTGATGAATGCCACCAACTTGCCGGACGATCCCAATGTCGAATGGCGCCCGGATGCGGTGGCCAGCCTGATACTCCATACCGTTGAGAGTCTCGACATACAGGCGATATTCACGTTCGATCGCGATGGCGTCAGCTCCCATCCCAATCACTGTGCGGTGTACTATGCGGCGGCGTCACTCTGTTTGGCCAACCTATTGCCCAAAG ATTGCAAGTTTTATACCTTGGACTCGATCAATTTGGTGCGAAAATACTTATCCATCTTCGACTTGCTATGCACATGCTTCATGTCAACGCATTG gTGCATTCTCAGTTGGAAAGAGGCTGCGGTTGTGCGGAGTGCCATGCTGGAGCATCAGTCACAAATGAAATGGTTCCGCTGGCTATATATCTACACATCGCGTTATATGTTCATCAATTCAATGCGCCAAATAAATCTCTCGGATGTCGAACTGGAAATGCAAATACATGACAACTAG
- the psidin gene encoding phagocyte signaling-impaired protein isoform X1: MAHQGMDTALFERRLRPIYDNLEVGNNRKALQESEKLLRKHPSMLCARALKGLALLRLGRYEESHGCLQAVAEDKPTDDSTLQVLSFCYREMEQLNKIVELYQHAVKKNPGNEELLAHLFISYVRVEDYKAQQAVALQLYKAQPKNAYYFWSVISVVFQGIRGPESAVPEKRKIYLGLAQRMVEKHIREGKLESEQEAFLYLHILKLQKKFQEAWEFLTGELCAKLYPGAPVSMKFELLKVLGNWRELNELLQQLLDADRDRWDYYKEYIQSCFEILKLPITEGATEEKKFSLSACQEFLQGIIDSSERKKRGPYLARLELHQRMRAHQLPADQLIGDFDELVVEYFSLFADKSCCTHDIALFLPSVSMKQRQALANKLLLESGVSSTSLPMNKEQMQKHICALQISRMCGAHIDLPIDHLLAFYTALKLHYEHGRSTFGNKLLSTEMGPSDPYALLAANVMYDISLRENKSDYLFEALCLLQYVLRNSTSNFHVKLLSLKIYHMFGCLLGAQEMYEYLDIKQIQLDSMGYVHCQLLPLCGRFSGARNSYDTTMKFFTNSYKERLEYIALTYRFCTFSKMEEFLNFKERLTNSLQYVTCSLEAQICDLVSCYANVHQNLSTYTVMSIEPAEDRIAWHELSDNRDLDAIIRWDPLHQVDADAERKDSFDQEIEVLQLRSLMLRLYATFIDLYHPPPITKPSLSDGSKEETPAPAVESATSTLELLRDSWTGLYQRLRLMNYKPLPQQFLVNLLPTRLHLLLELPYERFFDDLAQLVLDLHSGAASLAAHCKKVGDNVIAVMELCVRTIEESNEWNNKDGLWKRRYQQQKVAASLEMLSLYAFLLSVLNDKLQVSSKTKVKKKQGDNKTQDTPQPVSEKERSQMVQELMRQLKHKLEACDAAIRTWKAPVLPRDLSSFMADMSLKPEVEATLIGDVSATFKDSHELMVTELRNLLKDKIRMVAK; this comes from the exons ATGGCGCATCAGGGCATGGATACGGCCTTATTCGAGCGTAGATTGCGCCCAATCTATG ATAATCTGGAGGTGGGTAACAACCGCAAGGCCCTGCAGGAATCCGAGAAGCTGCTACGCAAGCATCCCAGTATGCTCTGTGCACGTGCTCTGAAGGGCCTGGCACTGCTCCGCCTGGGACGATACGAAGAGAGCCACGGCTGCCTACAGGCAGTGGCCGAAGATAAACCCACGGACGATTCTACGCTCCAAGTTCTCTCGTTCTGTTACCGCGAAATGGAGCAAT TGAACAAAATTGTGGAGCTGTACCAGCACGCGGTGAAGAAGAATCCTGGCAACGAGGAGCTGCTGGCCCATCTCTTCATCTCGTATGTGCGCGTCGAGGACTACAAGGCCCAGCAGGCGGTGGCCCTGCAGCTGTACAAGGCCCAGCCGAAGAATGCCTATTACTTTTGGTCGGTGATCAGTGTGGTGTTCCAGGGTATACGCGGCCCCGAATCGGCAGTGCCAGAGAAACGAAAAATCTATCTGGGTCTGGCACAGCGCATGGTCGAGAAGCACATCAGGGAGGGAAAACTGGAGTCGGAGCAGGAGGCCTTTCTCTATCTGCACATCCTAAAGCTGCAGAAGAAGTTCCAGGAGGCCTGGGAATTCCTCACGGGCGAGCTGTGTGCCAAACTCTATCCGGGCGCTCCGGTTAGCATGAAGTTTGAGCTGCTCAAAGTTCTGGGCAACTGGCGGGAGCTGAATGAGCTGCTGCAACAGCTACTGGACGCAGA TCGGGATCGCTGGGACTACTACAAGGAATACATCCAAAGCTGTTTCGAGATACTTAAACTTCCAATCACAGAGGGCGCTACCGAAGAGAAGAAGTTCTCTCTATCCGCCTGCCAGGAGTTTCTGCAGGGCATTATTGATTCCTCGGAGCGGAAGAAGCGCGGCCCATATCTGGCCCGCCTGGAGCTCCACCAACGTATGCGTGCCCATCAGCTGCCGGCCGACCAGCTCATCGGTGACTTTGACGAGCTGGTCGTCGAGTACTTCTCCCTGTTTGCCGACAAATCCTGCTGTACCCATGATATTGCCCTGTTTTTGCCATCGGTTAGTATGAAGCAGCGCCAGGCGCTAGCCAACAAATTGCTGCTGGAGAGTGGCGTCAGCTCCACGTCATTGCCGATGAAT AAGGAACAGATGCAGAAGCACATTTGTGCATTGCAAATCTCGAGGATGTGTGGTGCCCACATCGATCTGCCAATTGACCATTTGCTGGCCTTCTATACGGCCCTGAAGCTCCACTATGAGCACGGAAGGAGCACGTTTGGCAACAAGCTGCTTTCCACCGAGATGGGACCATCGGATCCGTACGCTCTGCTGGCGGCGAATGTGATGTACGACATCAGTTTACGGGAGAACAAGTCGGATTACCTGTTCGAGGCACTTTGCCTGCTGCAGTATGTGCTGCGGAACAGCACCAGCAATTTCCACGTCAAGCTGTTGAGCCTGAAGATCTATCACATGTTCGGCTGCCTGTTGGGGGCCCAGGagatgtacgagtatttggaCATTAAGCAGATTCAGCTTGATTCGATGGGCTATGTGCATTGCCAGCTGCTGCCGTTGTGCGGACGCTTCTCTGGCGCTAGGAATAGCTATGATACAACAATGAAGTTCTTCACAAACAGCTACAAGGAGCGATTAGAGTACATCGCATTGACCTATCGCTTCTGCACGTTCTCCAAGATGGAAGAGTTCTTGAACTTCAAGGAGCGGCTAACAAACAGTTTGCAGTATGTGACCTGTTCGTTGGAGGCTCAGATCTGCGATCTGGTTAGCTGTTATGCCAATGTCCATCAGAATCTGTCCACCTATACGGTGATGAGCATTGAACCGGCCGAGGATCGCATTGCCTGGCATGAGTTGAGCGACAATCGGGATCTGGATGCCATCATTCGCTGGGATCCCCTGCATCAGGTCGATGCGGATGCCGAGCGCAAGGATTCCTTTGACCAGGAGATTGAAGTGCTGCAGCTTCGCTCGCTGATGCTCCGTTTGTATGCCACATTTATCGACTTGTATCATCCGCCGCCCATCACTAAGCCATCCCTGAGCGATGGTTCAAAGGAAGAAACACCCGCGCCGGCTGTGGAAAGTGCAACCTCGACCCTGGAGCTGTTGCGTGATTCCTGGACGGGACTGTATCAGCGTTTGAGGCTGATGAACTACAAACCGTTGCCGCAACAATTTCTAGTCAATTTGCTGCCCACGCGGCTGCATTTGCTGCTGGAACTGCCGTACGAGCGTTTCTTTGACGACCTGGCTCAACTGGTGCTCGACCTGCACAGCGGGGCGGCATCATTGGCGGCGCATTGCAAGAAGGTGGGCGACAATGTGATTGCCGTGATGGAGCTGTGTGTCCGGACAATCGAAGAGAGCAACGAATGGAATAACAAGGATGGTCTGTGGAAGCGACGgtatcagcagcagaaagTTGCTGCCAGCCTGGAG ATGCTCTCACTCTATGCCTTCCTGCTGTCCGTGCTTAACGACAAGCTGCAGGTCAGCTCAAAGACCAAGGTCAAGAAGAAGCAGGGGGATAACAAAACTCAGGACACACCGCAGCCCGTCAGCGAGAAGGAGCGCAGTCAGATGGTACAGGAGCTGATGCGTCAGCTTAAACATAAACTAGAGGCCTGTGATGCAGCCATAC GGACCTGGAAAGCGCCGGTTCTGCCACGTGATCTTAGCTCCTTCATGGCGGACATGTCGCTGAAGCCCGAGGTGGAAGCAACACTAATTGGCGATGTTTCGGCCACATTCAAGGACTCGCACGAGCTAATGGTCACCGAGCTGCGGAACCTGCTGAAGGACAAAATCCGCATGGTGGCCAAATAG